Genomic window (Maylandia zebra isolate NMK-2024a linkage group LG11, Mzebra_GT3a, whole genome shotgun sequence):
TTGTATTACTTGTACATATAAAAAACCTCTTTGTGTCACATGATGCCGTTCCATAAGAAATATCCAAGTGCAGTAGCAATCAGAGGTAGTTAACATAGAAGAGTTTAAATAGCTGAGGCTAACagacagtgcacaagagagtgcacgcagggtggagtgggtggaggtgAGACAGAAGGATACATGTGAAAGTAAAAGGGAAGGTTTATAAGacggtagtgagacctgctgtgacGTATGGTTTGGAGACTGTGGCACTGATAAAACAACACGAGGCAGGATTTCACTGAGAGTGACCGGACAGGATTAGAAGCTAATATATCAGAAGAGGCGAGCCTGAGTTTGTTTGGACATGCGCAGAGAAGGGATGGTGGATATGTTTTAGAAAGGATGTTTAATACCAGGCAGGAGATGCGTGATGTAGTGGAGGAGGATCTGCAGATGGTGACCTCTaaaggaagcagctgaaagaagaagtgGTTAACATTCGTGTTAGTGGTAAAGAGAAAGCAGTGTGTTTCATCATATTAGGGCTGCAACAAATAAATATTCTAACCACTGATTAATCTCGGTGATTAATCATTTtgaagtacatttttaaaagcagttTAAAAGACATCCGTTTTTACCATCCTTGTATTTTGTGATTATTATGATTCAGTTGACTTTTTTTACTGTGGCTCACATGCAAAACTCACATCTGTACTTCAGTTCCCCTCTTCTGTTACACCTGTGTGTTCCCCACCATCTCCCCTCTGGACTGCATCAGATTCCCCCTGAAGTGTCCACCTGGGCAGCTCTGTCTGTCCAGCCGAGCCGTGGGTGAGAAAGGTGAGTTCAACTCGAGTCACTGAAAGTcaaatttaaatgaatcaaaacTGAGAAAAAGAAGCGAGAAAGGTCAGCGCCCGGCTCGGGGAGGAGTGTGTCAGTGTGATTTGCTTCTTTCTTTCAGGGGACTTCCGTGTGGTTTTGTACGAGAAGAGCTGCGTCCTGCCCTCCCTGTGCGGAATCACGGGTGAAAAATACGCGCTGGGACTCAACTTCACCTTCACCAATGAATGCTGCAACACTCACTTGTGTAATGGCGCTGCTACATCTGCTGCCCCCTACTGGATTGGGACATTATTCACACTTCTAACTCTGTACTCCGTTTGGTGAATAGTCAATGATATAAAGCAGTTCGGCAGAGATAGTTCCTATTTCCGCCCTCTAATGGACAAAAGCTGtactaaactttttaaaaacactatatt
Coding sequences:
- the LOC101472916 gene encoding uncharacterized protein LOC101472916, translating into MSKLLGSLLLLCLLPAVVPLFCYTCVFPTISPLDCIRFPLKCPPGQLCLSSRAVGEKGDFRVVLYEKSCVLPSLCGITGEKYALGLNFTFTNECCNTHLCNGAATSAAPYWIGTLFTLLTLYSVW